CGGACCCGGCCGTCGGGGGGCACCTGGAGGTGAAAGCCGATGCCAACGTTGCAGTAGAGCCTTCGCTGCCGCTTGATCCCCACCAAATAGCCGCTTTCCCAGTTCACCCCGGCAATATCTCCAGCGAGCCCAGCTCGAGACCGGGACAGCAGGGTGCCCCAGCCCCTTGAGTCCAGCAGCGTGCTGTTGGCGCGGGTGCCTGCAGGCGAGGGCACCACCATGCCCACTAGGACGCCTAGGAAGACGAGAGCCTGCAGCGTGCCCTGAAGACGTCCTGCTCCCCGGGACATAGTGATGAACAGCCTCTGTCCCAGGGCCATCCACCTTGCCTCTCAGGCACGTGGTCAGAATTAATGGCCCTAAAAATACCGCCCTTCTTGTTTTTCTCCCCTCGGCATGGCGGCAGGGGCTTATTTTTGGAAGGCAGATGAAGGCTGCTGACATGAAACCAAAGCCTGCTTCGGGCACTCGGGTCGGGAGCAGAGGGACCCAGGCTGAGCCGCGGCTGGTAGGGACCATGGCTCGGGGACACTCGCTCGCCAGCTTGCTCTGTCCCGAGTTGATTATATTTGATTTGACCTATCTTTATAGTTCAGGAGCCCGGCCCTCTCCTCCACCCATCATCACCCTGACGTCAACTGGCCCAGCTCACTGATCCGGCCTGTAACATTAACCTCCTCCTGGGCCTGGCTGCCTCCCCAGACCCCCATTACCCTCCCCACTCCCCAGGGATTCTGGGAGCCACTGTCATTCCAACTATGAGGCAGGAATGAAGTAAGCGGGGAGCATCTCTGCAGGGTGGGGGGAGCTGGCTGGGGGCCCAGGGGAAGAGGGAGGCCAAAGGCTACCCAGGACCCAAATTGGGCAGAAGTTCTTGGCCTGGCAGAGCTGGCTTCCTTATTTAGAGGAGGAAAGGATAAAGGCAGGGATGGGGGAAGGCTTGGTGGTGGATGATGACCACGGCCTACAAGTTACCTCCGAGACCTTTTCATGGAGAGAGCTCATGGTTGAGGGCAAGAGAGGCCAGGATGGCTCTGAAAGGCTAACCCCTTCAGCAGGAGAGGACAGACATTCTGATTCCAAGGTGCTTTAGGATTATGAAGGGgtaggggggcgggggggcgggggggaggagaGGTAGGGTCAGGCTTCCTTTGCTCCCCACCCTGGTCGTGGGATTCACCCAGCCAATGGGATGCAAGTTGTGTCTGACACTCAACATAGTTCATGGGCCACTTTCCTACCTGGGCTCATCCCTGGCATCTgaccattattattcccattttacagatgaggaagccaaggcataaagaggttaagtgacttgcctgagttatcacagctaataaatggcaaAGTTGGAACTTAAaacgtctgcctgagtccaaagcCTGTGCTATTAACCTCTACATATTTTCCATAGCAGCCATTAGATTTCCAGGCCGGCCCACAAAGTCTGTTTAACTCATTATGTGCCAACAGTACACATAGGATTATTTTGTTAGTACAAAACAAtcgatttattaaaaaaacatttgttgagtgccttTGGTGTACACGGGAATGTCTGCATTTGCAGGTAACGTTTGCTACGTGATATTGGTTAGAACCTAGCGAAAATATTTCTAAGTAGTTATCCTCACACCTGATTTTCTTTTCCCAAATTACTTTTAAATAGATCACATGTCTGATTGAAGTAAAAATCCTTTAAAGCAACCTACAAGTTGTTATGCAAATATAAGGTAGAAGCAGCTGTCTCTCTGGGAGTGAAGTTGACAAGGGTCATATGGTGAATTAACTTGACTCAAAAATCTAGGGTTCTTGTCTTTCAATCCAGGCCTTAATCTGTTGGTAGTATTTCAAACCTTGACTGCGGAGGGATTGAAAGAGGTGTCTGTGGAAAGGGTGAGGAGTGAGTTTGAACATCCTGTGCAGAGAGGAGCAATCCTAGGTAGCAGGCTCCCTTAGCTACACCCGGCACCACATGCTTAGAGCAAGTTCCACTGCTCAGGGAGTCTTCTGGTTTACCACTACCTCCTCTTGAATTACAACCCGGCTGCTCTGGTCTGAGGTCCCAGCCTCTGGTCCGTGGCTTCTGCTTGCCTTCTACCCCTCTGCCTAGCTCATTTGGACTGATGCTTTGGTGACATTTTTCATTGAGTTGTGTGTTTCAGTTTTGCCCTGTTTTGCTCTTTCAGAGCCCTTGAAGCCCAGATACCCCTCTTCATTACCCTCAGATGGTAAAATGAGTGGGAAGGGTTATATGTACCTCCACTTACTATCACCCTCACCACTGGACTTCCACGCTTCCTCTCCATCTTTACCCTCCATTGTCCTATGTCCAACCTCATCATCACAAGCGCCCCTATTTCCCACACCAATGAGAGGCCATCACTTTGTGGGCACAGAATGGGTCTACTGAGCACTCCTTTGttgaaaattgtttaaaaaaaaaaaaggaaagaaagacaagaaaagaggCATGGAAGCGTCTTTCTGCAGAGTAGGAGGGTCATGAATAATCCAAAGACAaaattgtcaacaaaacacaTTTTCACTTCGGTTGATTTCATGTATCTAAGCTTTTATGTATGCAGGAGAGCAGCAGGGACTTTCTCTTACTGATGTTTAGTTTGGAATCCTATGGTAATTAGCTTTGGCTTGTTGTATTCACTTAGGGAGGAGGCAGCCCAGAAACATGTTGGGTAGTAAGGAGAAGCTCCCAGAAAACAAAAGGAGAAGCTAGCCTGCCATTAAAACTTGCCTTAGAGATATCTGGTATAGGCAAATATACAGTGACCAAAgttaattagtggttaccagggatgggagggagggggaaagagggagtcacTGATTAGGGggcagtgtatatatatatctctgtTACAACCAGGTGAATTACCATCTCTGACTCTTGTTTATTACATAATGAAGTTCAGACACCTCAGGAGTAACCATATGCATATAGATAAGTAATTCATACGAAGCTCAGAAGAGCCATGCAGGGGTAGAttgtggtgtagtgggtaagtgggtaagtgctacagctgctaacccaagggtcagcagttcgaatctgccaggcgctccttggaaactctacggggtagttctactctgtcctatagggtcgctatgagtcggaatcgactcgatggcactgggttttgggatacatatatatgtatatatacatacacacacacacatatatatatacacacttacaaaaaaaaaaaaacaacttgtctTGGATAATTGCAGAAGGACTCACCAGCAGAGGTCAGAATCTCATGGTGGAATTCTTCTTGGCACCACCTTAGAGGAGAGACAAACTATAATAGACCAAAGTCTATTGGAAAATTTAAATGGAAAATCTCTTTAGATTCACCTCACTCCACGTTCCTCTCTGCAGAAGTTGTGGTTGGTGTCCTATAAATCAATGGACCTTTGAATGAAGGAGACCtgaatttgaatcccagctctgccacttattaggtatgatgtgaccttgggaaagttttgtacctctctgagcctcatatTTTTCATCTGCAAGATGAGATCGTTACATTATAGGGTTGTTCTTCGTGATAAGGTATGCGATAGGCCCAGTGCAGGGACACAGTGTAACTCTTCCTCCACTCCTTCTCTGAAACAGCCTGAAGATCTCTCACCCAAATGAAGGAGGACAGACCCACAGTGAGAAGGACCATCTCTCATTTTAAGGGATGAGAGAGACACATGGGCTTCCAGCACCTAACTGCTGTCCAGCAGAGCACACGTTGTGATGGCTGTTAACATATGCAGAAGCAGGCAGCCCAGATTCCTAAAATATTCTGAAAACCAGTTATAGCCTTGGTGTCGTCCCCtgttaaatataaaacttaagtAATTCATTCTATTAAAAAGCCTGCATCTTATTTTTATCGGGTGATGTGATGAGGCCCTGTTCGAAATGCATGTCCTGTGCCCGTCTCTATAGCAACTCCACTGTGCTCATATATCCATATATTTTTCCTGAAGGCTAATTAAGTTGACAACTGCTGGGCCTTCTTGGTTTACCAGATTTGCACTTGACCCTTCTCTTGGGGCTTAGGGACCCCTACGGATGTGAAGTGATAGAGAAAAGGGTAACAGGTGGAAGAGGCCTCTCTATGGACCCCTCTCTCAAATAGTTGCCCAGCAACCTCTGGGGCTTGTCAATCACTCTCTCTGCATGAGCCAAGATTTAGTGTAGGTGGGTGGGAAAATGTTAATGTCTTTCTCCTTCTACGACGGTGTTCTTTTCCCTGAGTGGGCCACCATGAAGTATGGATTGGTCAGATTTGGTGGTACTTAGCTACACCTACTTTTCATATCATCTGCACAGTGGAACGATCTCTGTTACAACCAGGTGAATTACCATCTCTGACTCTTGTTTATTACATAATGAAGTTCAGACACCTCAGGAGTAACCATATGCATATAAATAAGTAATTCATACAAAGCTCGGAAGAGCCACGCAGGGGTAGATTGTGAAAAATCTTTGTACTTTCTacatttggtttttaaaaagtaacattcACCTGTTTCTATGGATAATTCAGAGTCCCTGCggggtgcaaacagctaacacacttggctgttaactggaaggttggtagtttgagtccacccagaggcacattgaaataaagccctggtgatctacacctggaaaatcaaccattgaaaaccctgtggagcacagctctagtctgacacacatggggtcaccatgagtcgaaattgattcaacagcaactagtttggcttTTTAAACAGATAATTTGGGAAATACAAAAAATTAGaaggtagaaaataaaataaccgATTGTATTTAATGCCTTTATATATGTCTTTTGTCTCCAAGTTTTTCTTTGTGCCCCCTTGAGATAGGGGCTTTGACTTCTCCCttcgtctctccctccctctttctcagACAGGCCTTTATGCATTTATCCCTGGTGTTTAATGGTAGAGGATGCTCACTGGACTTAATTGGTATGAGATGAACATGTGAAGAAGTAAAGGAATAGGAAAGATCCCTGCCCTAGATTTGGTGCTCATGAAACGTGCCAGAAGTAGGAGGATTCAAGAGAAAAAGTTTCAACCAGAACAAAGGACTCCAGGATGGATTTCCTTAGGGAAGAGTCAGGTATTATCTGGCTAGCTGATCCATGGATAAACACATACTTTGTACTTTCTTAATGAAACTCAACTCACCCCAAGTCTCACCCACAAAAGTGGGAGCCCATAGCAGTCATACTCCAAATTTCCTTAGCTCTTGCCTCTATGATCTCATGCAGAACTTCAACCCACTACAGATTACCCCCTAGTTATTTCTGGAATTCCAGAGGATGGCTCACATGTGTTTGTGAACACTGACTGCTCCTGTCTGGGACCACTGCTGGGCATCTGTGAACCCCTGTGCCCACAGCCCTTCCACCTTCTGCTGGGGAGCTGATAGTTTGACCTTTCTCATTACAGCTCCAGCCCTGAAGCCTCAAGGAGCCAAAGCTGCTTTATGTTCTGTTTCAAAGCAAGGAAGAATGCCTACATCCCCTTCTTCATATTATACTCTTTAGGGGattacctgaccagtactccctGTGCCTTGGAGttttattcttttgaattttgttttcagACTTCCTGCCCTGCCGAGGACTCAGTCTTTCTTATGGGCCAAGCTCATCAAGTTGGGTTCCCCTTTCTCCAGGATGGATTGTTTCCCAAGAGGCTCTTGAACTCTTAGCCAAATAGACTTCTGCTGCTGTCAGGCCCACCAGTTGTATAGATCTGTCTGGAACCTTGGCATGAGTTCAGAGTTAAAACCCTGTTTTACTCCCTGCAACCCCTACACTGGGGAGGGTGTGAACTCCTGGACTCTCGGCTTTGTATCCCCATCTGAGCCCTCCTCTTGCTGTGTCTCTCACTgtgactttctgtctctgggctctctgcttttcttctttgtctctctgtctcactcactctttttcttctttctctctccccttcttttCTCCCCCCTCCCTTTTACTTTCTCTCCTTACTATTCTCCAGCCATGTATACAAGCCTGGAGCGTTAGCTAACTGCCAAGGAGGCAGCACCTCAGGGCTGGCTGATCACCATGGCTGCACATCTCAGCTGAATTTGCAAAGGGGCAGAGGAGTCAGATAACTTTCTGGAGCCTCAGAATGCAAGGGATTTTGGCTCTGCTCAGAGTTTTGCGGTTTCTCAGATTTGCTTTTCATGATCATCATCTAATAATACCTACTGCGTGCTGAGGCGGGCATGCACTCTGCAAAGCTTCATGCAAAATTATGTAAAGGACTTAGCTCTTAGTGGCAGGCTCCCCAGTGTGGCACGAAAAGCCCTCTGTGTCCTGACCTCTGCTGGCCTTTCCAGCTCCATCTCCTGCCTCTCCCTCTCTGAGAATTTTTGCTCCAGCAACCTCAAATGGCCTGCTGTTCCCTAGCATACATTGTGCT
The DNA window shown above is from Elephas maximus indicus isolate mEleMax1 chromosome 4, mEleMax1 primary haplotype, whole genome shotgun sequence and carries:
- the FGF6 gene encoding fibroblast growth factor 6, whose amino-acid sequence is MALGQRLFITMSRGAGRLQGTLQALVFLGVLVGMVVPSPAGTRANSTLLDSRGWGTLLSRSRAGLAGDIAGVNWESGYLVGIKRQRRLYCNVGIGFHLQVPPDGRVRGTHEENPYSLLEISTVERGVVSLFGVKSALFIAMNSKGRLYTTPSFQEECRFRETLLPNNYNAYESDLYRGTYIALSKYGRVKRGNKVSPIMTVTHFLPRI